One SAR324 cluster bacterium DNA segment encodes these proteins:
- a CDS encoding terminase small subunit, with product MNTSPNLTFKQQRFVEEYQVDGNGTQAVLRAGYKTKHPAEMAYGLLRNTKVKHSLQDAQNARRERLQMRADSTVQQHIELKDKALEACDYQTSLRVLNQLVKHLKIFEHYHAAPLLEAIEKDPDNLEELIDRFLWVNTSLGNWSYVLRALELKVKLAGEKNKEWDYEELLNSLELVA from the coding sequence ATGAATACATCTCCAAATCTGACCTTCAAGCAGCAACGATTCGTTGAAGAATATCAAGTCGACGGCAATGGAACACAGGCTGTTCTTCGGGCAGGCTACAAGACCAAGCATCCGGCGGAAATGGCGTACGGACTACTAAGAAATACTAAGGTCAAACATAGCCTTCAGGATGCTCAGAATGCCCGTAGAGAGCGTTTACAAATGCGGGCAGATTCGACTGTTCAGCAGCACATTGAACTGAAGGACAAGGCTCTGGAGGCTTGTGACTATCAGACATCACTTAGGGTCCTGAATCAGCTAGTCAAACACCTGAAAATCTTCGAGCATTATCACGCAGCACCACTGTTGGAAGCAATCGAAAAAGACCCAGATAATCTTGAAGAGTTGATTGATCGATTCCTCTGGGTCAACACTTCACTGGGCAACTGGTCATATGTCCTGAGGGCTTTGGAATTGAAGGTGAAGCTAGCTGGGGAGAAGAACAAAGAATGGGACTATGAAGAGCTGTTGAATTCTTTGGAGTTAGTTGCTTGA